In Flammeovirgaceae bacterium 311, one DNA window encodes the following:
- a CDS encoding cystathionine beta-synthase (COG0031 Cysteine synthase), whose translation MYYNSIIDTIGNTPLVKLNKVTRGIKGTVLVKVEYLNPGNSMKDRMAIKMIDDAEKAGIIKPGGTIIEGTSGNTGMGLALAAIARGYKCVFTMADKQSMEKINILRAMGAEVVVCPTNVTPDDPRSYYSVAKKLNKEIENSFYPNQYDNLSNTAAHYETTGPEIWRDTDGKITHYAAGVGTGGSISGTAKYLKEQKKDLVTVGIDTYGSVFKKYKETGEFDAKEVYPYLTEGIGEDILPKNVDFSLIDTFVKVTDKDSAIMTRRLAREEGLFVGWSSGSAVFGALEWARQHLQEDDMMVIILPDHGTRYLNKIYNDEWMRAHGFLESQEFATAADIIQNQNGHSKLSTIDQEATVADAVRLMDEKGISQLPVLSEGTFVGSLTDKILLSKILNEPNLKQKKIKDVMDAPFQFVGLNNTLDVLSSVLKDSHQAVMVRDENDEPHIITQHDILKTLMEK comes from the coding sequence ATGTATTATAACTCCATTATTGATACCATTGGGAATACACCCCTGGTAAAGCTGAATAAAGTAACCCGCGGTATTAAAGGCACCGTGCTGGTAAAAGTAGAGTACCTGAACCCCGGTAACTCTATGAAAGACCGCATGGCTATTAAAATGATTGACGATGCCGAAAAGGCAGGGATCATTAAACCGGGCGGTACTATTATTGAAGGTACCAGTGGTAATACCGGCATGGGCCTGGCACTGGCGGCCATTGCCAGAGGCTATAAGTGTGTGTTTACTATGGCCGATAAGCAATCGATGGAGAAAATAAATATTTTGCGGGCTATGGGAGCAGAGGTAGTGGTGTGCCCCACCAACGTTACGCCAGATGATCCGCGCTCTTACTACTCTGTAGCCAAAAAGCTAAATAAAGAGATTGAGAATTCTTTTTATCCCAACCAGTACGATAACCTCAGCAACACTGCTGCCCATTACGAAACCACTGGTCCCGAGATTTGGCGTGATACCGATGGCAAGATAACCCATTATGCTGCCGGCGTGGGTACGGGTGGTTCTATTAGCGGTACCGCCAAATACCTGAAAGAGCAGAAAAAAGACCTGGTAACGGTGGGCATCGATACCTATGGCTCGGTTTTCAAAAAATATAAGGAAACAGGCGAGTTCGATGCCAAGGAAGTCTATCCCTACCTGACAGAAGGTATAGGAGAGGATATTCTGCCCAAGAACGTTGACTTTAGCCTTATTGATACCTTTGTAAAGGTTACTGATAAAGATTCCGCCATCATGACCCGGCGCCTGGCGCGGGAGGAAGGCTTGTTTGTGGGCTGGTCCAGCGGCTCTGCCGTATTTGGCGCCCTGGAATGGGCCCGCCAGCACCTGCAGGAAGACGACATGATGGTGATTATCCTGCCAGACCATGGTACCCGTTACCTGAACAAGATCTATAACGACGAGTGGATGCGTGCCCATGGATTCCTGGAGAGTCAGGAATTTGCAACAGCGGCCGATATCATTCAAAACCAGAATGGCCATAGCAAGCTAAGCACCATTGATCAGGAAGCAACTGTTGCTGATGCCGTTCGGCTGATGGACGAGAAGGGAATTTCCCAACTGCCTGTGCTTTCTGAGGGCACATTTGTAGGAAGCTTAACCGATAAGATTCTGCTCTCCAAGATACTGAATGAGCCAAACCTGAAGCAGAAAAAAATTAAGGACGTAATGGATGCCCCCTTCCAGTTTGTTGGACTTAACAATACGCTTGATGTGTTATCTTCTGTTTTAAAAGACAGTCATCAGGCCGTGATGGTGCGCGATGAAAATGATGAGCCGCATATCATCACGCAGCACGATATCTTAAAGACCCTGATGGAGAAGTAA
- a CDS encoding sensor histidine kinase (COG0642 Signal transduction histidine kinase): MQLSAAAQKALEVLVQDQQSKVVQGLRVSIQNSDYYTTDRNGKFTLSQERAFRMPVRAELEDERWEITRAEYYEDASRVIVHVRRLIMADEIISLQLSDTLGQPLADLQLQLDGASYQTNSKGTINLPGPVSAFSTIRLPANYLLHDRRINTGNHQLNINLYETSVAVASVDLQQGDPLVKAYEEDFERITIQIENDRTLYEQKNDEIRKEILKIQEKLLNEEDITEPQRKELRGYLSGLEKTLDENARAIKRTEERTREALTKLKNLLVEKDSINRVALGHIQRIETEKAAAEATFKKKLLVFAGLTISLLLVLGVVYFFAFKYRRQKEWLKEVNKRLKVAQSDLTTSLRELGNKKAQIEDHNQQLELFVYKASHDIKGPLRSIMGLTQIGLADVKDTTAIEYFQHIYKSTRRLDNLLMDLLKLTKVKQAEVENQELDLTAMMQEIIQSFSNIRHFELIKIDLNIQEGLQLVSDEKLLYSVLQNFTENGIKYCDPYKSQPFLKIDITQNEEGTSFTFRDNGLGIPAEQLPKIFDMFYKVDPSSDGTGLGLHIVKLTIEKLGGKLRVRSRVREGSTFILTFPR, translated from the coding sequence ATGCAACTTTCTGCTGCAGCGCAAAAAGCGCTAGAGGTTCTCGTACAGGACCAGCAGTCTAAGGTTGTACAGGGGCTGCGTGTTTCCATACAAAACAGCGACTACTACACAACGGACAGAAACGGTAAGTTTACGCTTTCGCAGGAGAGGGCATTCCGGATGCCTGTAAGAGCAGAGCTGGAAGATGAACGCTGGGAGATTACCAGGGCAGAGTATTATGAGGATGCCAGCAGGGTAATTGTGCATGTGCGCCGCCTGATAATGGCGGATGAGATTATTTCTTTACAGCTTTCTGATACCCTGGGGCAGCCTTTGGCAGATTTGCAGCTCCAGTTAGACGGAGCATCTTACCAAACCAACAGCAAGGGAACCATAAACCTGCCCGGGCCTGTATCGGCTTTTTCAACCATTCGCCTCCCTGCCAATTATCTGTTACACGACAGGCGGATAAATACAGGCAATCATCAGCTTAATATAAACCTTTACGAAACAAGTGTTGCTGTTGCTTCTGTGGATTTGCAGCAGGGCGATCCACTGGTAAAGGCCTATGAAGAGGACTTTGAGCGTATTACTATCCAGATTGAGAACGACAGAACCCTCTATGAGCAAAAGAATGACGAAATCAGGAAAGAGATCCTGAAAATACAGGAAAAACTCCTGAACGAAGAAGATATTACCGAGCCTCAGCGCAAAGAGCTTAGGGGCTACCTTTCCGGGCTTGAAAAAACCCTTGATGAAAATGCCCGGGCGATTAAACGCACCGAAGAACGTACCCGAGAAGCACTTACCAAGCTTAAGAACTTATTAGTAGAAAAAGACTCCATTAACCGGGTGGCGCTTGGTCATATTCAGCGCATTGAAACTGAAAAAGCCGCTGCCGAAGCTACCTTCAAAAAGAAGCTGCTGGTGTTTGCCGGTTTAACAATTTCCCTGCTGTTGGTTTTAGGAGTAGTTTATTTCTTTGCCTTTAAGTACCGCAGACAGAAAGAGTGGTTAAAAGAAGTAAATAAGCGGCTGAAGGTTGCCCAGAGTGACCTTACCACCAGCCTAAGAGAGCTGGGCAATAAAAAAGCTCAGATCGAAGACCATAATCAGCAGCTGGAGCTCTTTGTTTACAAAGCTTCGCATGATATCAAAGGACCGTTGCGTTCAATCATGGGCCTTACCCAGATTGGCCTGGCCGATGTTAAGGACACTACGGCAATAGAATATTTTCAGCATATCTACAAAAGCACACGCAGGCTGGATAACCTGCTGATGGACCTGCTGAAGCTTACCAAGGTAAAGCAGGCAGAGGTAGAAAATCAGGAGCTGGACCTGACTGCCATGATGCAGGAAATTATTCAAAGCTTCAGCAATATCCGGCATTTTGAACTGATTAAAATTGACCTGAATATTCAGGAGGGTTTACAGCTGGTAAGTGACGAAAAGCTTCTCTATTCAGTGCTTCAGAACTTTACAGAGAATGGCATAAAATATTGTGATCCTTACAAGTCACAGCCATTCCTTAAAATAGATATAACACAGAATGAGGAAGGTACAAGTTTCACTTTCAGAGATAATGGTTTAGGCATACCGGCTGAACAGCTGCCTAAGATATTTGATATGTTCTATAAGGTAGATCCCTCATCAGACGGAACAGGTTTGGGGCTGCACATTGTTAAATTGACAATTGAGAAGTTGGGAGGTAAGCTGCGGGTTCGCAGCAGAGTACGGGAAGGGTCAACTTTTATCCTTACGTTTCCCAGATAA